A stretch of the Xyrauchen texanus isolate HMW12.3.18 chromosome 20, RBS_HiC_50CHRs, whole genome shotgun sequence genome encodes the following:
- the commd8 gene encoding COMM domain-containing protein 8 gives MIALLDKLPPEECPKLIHRVVDGLCGRSGPRRTHYGDRWSLTEWMELMKSLSSIILFAVGRGCSDQEVQQLFSDLDKVRAEAILQCVRSRFDEIRHALVDRTNTISSTQLQDFNWQLKLALCSDKLSALNTPLLNLSLDLKENGIQRLVNIEMNKEELQTLISALEAANKVVLQLK, from the exons ATGATAGCGTTGCTTGACAAATTGCCACCTGAAGAATGTCCTAAA CTCATACACAGGGTTGTGGATGGATTGTGCGGGCGGAGTGGTCCAAGGCGAACACATTATGGTGACAGGTGGAGTCTGACTGAATGGATGGAGTTAATGAAAAGTCTCTCCTCTATCATCCTGTTTGCTGTTGGGAGGGGCTGCTCCGATCAAGAG gtTCAGCAACTGTTTAGTGATTTGGACAAAGTGCGTGCAGAGGCCATTCTGCAGTGTGTGCGGTCCAGGTTTGATGAGATCAGACATGCTTTGGTGGACAGAACCAATACCATCTCTAGCACTCAGCTACAGGACTTTAACTGGCAGTTAAAG CTGGCATTATGTAGCGATAAGCTGTCGGCTCTCAATACTCCTCTGCTAAATCTCAGTCTGGACCTAAAAGAGAATGGAATTCAGAGATTGGTAAACATAGAAATGAACAAAGAGGAACTACAAACACTCATCAGTGCACTAGAAGCTGCCAATAAG GTTGTGCTGCAGTTGAAATGA